A portion of the Williamwhitmania taraxaci genome contains these proteins:
- a CDS encoding phytoene desaturase family protein, with the protein MQKKALIVGTGLGGLTTALRLSRNGYKVEMVEKYKQAGGRLNQLVKDGFTFDLAPSFFSMSYEFKEFVDYCGIEMPFKFIELDPLYSVNFAGSERNYLIYKDIAKLANEFKGIEPDFEAKMTKFLKKAGRLFHDTEGKVIRKNFNSLPQFLATLATVPMRHAPMMLRSMWSELNRHFSSYEVKVIFSLVAFFLGATPFDTPAIYSLLTYTELVHDGYHNVEGGMYQIVVGMLKELEKANINITYHTEIVGFEDKEGELAALIDQNGKRWEADIFVINSDAAYFRGKVFNRKQFSNEKLDKQKWTLAPFTMYLGVKGKIDKMAHHNYYLRNNFEEYAGKVFKNSISLQQPYYYVNASSKSNPTTAPEGHENLFVLCPVPDLRYKPDWNDREQLADDIMTDLSERVGFDIKGNLVTKTIIDPIDWQNMFNLYKGSGLGLAHDLNQIGAFRPKNTDEVFENVFYVGSSTVPGTGLPMAVISSKLATEQIVKRYGTIR; encoded by the coding sequence ATGCAAAAGAAAGCCCTAATAGTTGGAACCGGTCTTGGAGGATTAACCACTGCACTTAGATTGTCGCGAAATGGTTATAAAGTGGAGATGGTTGAGAAATACAAGCAAGCCGGTGGAAGGCTGAACCAGCTGGTAAAAGATGGCTTCACCTTCGATTTGGCTCCCTCCTTCTTCAGCATGAGCTACGAATTTAAGGAGTTTGTGGACTACTGCGGCATCGAAATGCCGTTTAAATTCATTGAGTTGGATCCACTCTATTCGGTGAACTTTGCAGGAAGCGAAAGGAACTACTTAATATATAAAGACATTGCCAAATTGGCCAACGAATTTAAGGGAATTGAGCCAGACTTTGAGGCAAAGATGACCAAGTTCCTTAAGAAAGCGGGACGACTTTTTCATGATACCGAGGGAAAAGTTATTCGCAAGAATTTCAACTCACTACCACAGTTTCTAGCAACTTTGGCTACGGTGCCCATGCGGCACGCCCCTATGATGCTTCGGAGTATGTGGAGCGAGCTAAACCGTCATTTCAGCTCCTATGAGGTAAAGGTTATTTTTTCGTTGGTGGCCTTCTTTTTAGGTGCCACTCCATTCGATACTCCTGCAATATATAGCCTTCTTACCTACACCGAACTGGTGCACGATGGCTACCACAACGTGGAGGGCGGAATGTATCAAATAGTTGTGGGCATGCTGAAGGAGTTGGAGAAAGCCAACATCAACATTACCTACCACACCGAAATTGTTGGATTTGAGGATAAGGAAGGAGAGTTAGCGGCCCTTATCGACCAAAACGGAAAGCGGTGGGAAGCCGACATCTTTGTGATTAATAGCGATGCTGCCTATTTCCGAGGAAAGGTGTTTAACCGTAAACAGTTCTCCAACGAAAAGCTCGATAAGCAAAAATGGACGCTTGCGCCATTCACCATGTATCTGGGAGTTAAAGGTAAAATTGATAAGATGGCACACCATAACTACTACCTCCGAAACAACTTTGAGGAGTATGCTGGAAAGGTGTTTAAAAACTCCATTAGCCTTCAGCAACCTTACTATTACGTGAATGCTAGCAGCAAAAGTAACCCCACCACAGCACCCGAGGGCCATGAAAACCTCTTTGTGCTTTGCCCCGTTCCCGACCTTCGCTACAAACCGGACTGGAACGACCGCGAACAGCTGGCCGACGACATTATGACAGACCTTTCGGAGCGCGTTGGATTCGACATAAAGGGAAACCTAGTTACTAAAACCATTATTGACCCCATCGATTGGCAAAACATGTTTAACCTATACAAGGGAAGCGGCCTTGGGCTGGCTCATGACCTTAACCAAATTGGAGCTTTCCGACCAAAAAATACCGATGAGGTTTTCGAAAATGTATTCTATGTAGGCTCGAGCACGGTGCCAGGTACCGGACTTCCTATGGCTGTTATATCCTCAAAATTAGCAACCGAACAAATTGTAAAACGCTATGGAACTATACGATAA